A part of Phoenix dactylifera cultivar Barhee BC4 chromosome 2, palm_55x_up_171113_PBpolish2nd_filt_p, whole genome shotgun sequence genomic DNA contains:
- the LOC103705130 gene encoding vesicle-associated protein 1-1-like, whose amino-acid sequence MSSKELLGIEPLELKFPFELKKQISCSLQLSNKTDEYVAFKVKTTSPKKYCVRPNSGIVLPRSTCDVIVTMQAQREAPPDMQCKDKFLLQSVIVNQGVTARDITPEMFAKESGNVVDEVKLRVVYVSPPQPPSPVPEESEEGSSPRPSLSDNRSLNAAELIAATREYADPQEKSSETMALISRLTEEKNSAIQQNSKLRQEVELLRQEVSKQLGGFSFMFVMIIALLGILLGYLVKT is encoded by the exons ATGAGTTCCAAGGAGCTGCTTGGGATCGAGCCCCTTGAGCTTAAATTCCCTT TCGAACTAAAGAAGCAGATCTCGTGCTCTCTTCAGCTATCTAACAAGACTGATGAGTACGTTGCGTTCAAG GTCAAGACGACGAGCCCAAAAAAGTACTGTGTCAGGCCTAACTCTGGGATCGTGCTGCCCCGATCCACATGTGATGTCATCG TTACAATGCAAGCACAACGGGAAGCTCCGCCCGACATGCAATGCAAGGACAAATTTCTTCTTCAGAGTGTCATTGTGAACCAGGGTGTAACTGCAAGGGATATTACCCCAGAAATG TTTGCAAAAGAGTCAGGTAATGTGGTGGATGAGGTGAAGCTCAGAGTTGTCTATGTGTCGCCACCTCAACCACCGTCTCCTGTTCCTGAGGAATCCGAGGAGGGCTCGTCACCGAGGCCGTCTTTATCAGACAACAGGAGTTTAAATGCCGCAGAATTAATTGCT GCAACGAGAGAATATGCTGATCCTCAAGAAAAATCATCTGAG ACAATGGCTTTAATTTCGAGGTTGACTGAGGAGAAGAATTCTGCTATTCAACAGAACAGTAAGCTTAGACAGGAAGTG GAACTTCTGAGGCAAGAAGTCAGCAAGCAGTTAGGCGGCTTCTCATTCATGTTTGTGATGATCATTGCCTTGCTGGGAATTCTTCTAGGCTATCTTGTGAAGACATAA